From Corvus cornix cornix isolate S_Up_H32 chromosome 5, ASM73873v5, whole genome shotgun sequence, the proteins below share one genomic window:
- the LOC104684541 gene encoding interferon-induced transmembrane protein 5, which produces MDTSYPREERPPPKRGSSPAAPAPRDHLVWAIFNTLYMNFCCLGFVALAFAVKARDRKVSGDVEAARHFSSKARCYNALATAGSVVLPLLLGALIVTGVIHLSKLAQESVGFFTYQFSGSDDEDQ; this is translated from the exons ATGGACACCTCGTATCCCCGGGAGGAGCGGCCGCCCCCCAAGCGGGGCTCgtcccccgccgcccccgcgccccgcgACCACCTCGTCTGGGCCATCTTCAACACCCTCTACATGAACTTCTGCTGCCTGGGCTTCGTGGCGCTCGCCTTCGCCGTCAAG GCTCGGGATCGGAAAGTGTCCGGGGACGTGGAAGCTGCTCGGCACTTCAGCTCCAAGGCGCGCTGCTACAACGCCCTGGCCACGGCGGGCAGCGTggtgctgccgctgctgctcgGTGCCCTCATTGTCACCGGTGTCATCCACCTCTCCAAGCTGGCCCAGGAGTCCGTCGGCTTCTTCACCTACCAGTTCAGCGGGAGCGACGACGAGGACCAGTGA